One genomic region from Polynucleobacter sp. MWH-P3-07-1 encodes:
- a CDS encoding cell division protein ZipA C-terminal FtsZ-binding domain-containing protein: MFLEQIMTSLGLSDLQFALAVIGLGILILVALLNLRYAHLRKKAKTKHALEKRFAPGFADPNSTPVEFEQEQTQAPIMPSPEVASIDPRIDCVISLRFDEPISGQEILKEMDDWQNIPGPAGAQWMCEGLNANAHEMETWEPLQSEAMYSELQLAIQLASRRGPIGVLELSDFCSHVQLLAETLGSQIDMPTVSTMLESAAELDRMAAESDIQLSINVAFDEPCSWKDLAIILRQRGFQLSRNGRSYEFGGPEALLFKSAELVPNELVKQFTLLLEFPLVPEASRAFERMLAEGVAIAQTAHGRLVDDSGMNLSEAAVASIRQHLDALYIKLDQSGIPAGSSTAIRLFS, encoded by the coding sequence GTGTTCCTAGAGCAGATCATGACAAGCTTGGGTTTGTCAGACTTGCAGTTTGCTTTAGCAGTTATTGGTCTAGGTATTTTGATCCTGGTTGCATTGCTCAATTTGCGATATGCGCACCTCCGTAAAAAAGCAAAAACTAAGCATGCGCTAGAAAAACGTTTTGCCCCTGGATTTGCAGATCCCAACTCTACTCCGGTTGAGTTTGAACAAGAGCAGACTCAAGCCCCAATCATGCCGAGCCCGGAGGTGGCATCAATCGACCCGAGAATTGACTGCGTTATTTCTTTGCGTTTTGATGAACCCATTAGCGGCCAAGAAATTCTGAAAGAAATGGATGACTGGCAAAATATTCCAGGTCCAGCAGGGGCTCAATGGATGTGTGAGGGCTTAAATGCGAATGCACATGAGATGGAGACTTGGGAGCCTCTTCAGAGCGAGGCAATGTACTCTGAATTGCAACTAGCGATTCAGCTAGCGAGTCGGCGAGGCCCAATTGGGGTTTTGGAGCTATCGGATTTCTGTTCGCACGTCCAACTGCTTGCCGAAACCTTGGGCTCCCAAATTGATATGCCAACTGTTAGCACGATGCTAGAGAGTGCCGCAGAGCTTGATCGAATGGCGGCGGAGAGTGACATTCAGCTCAGCATTAATGTGGCATTTGATGAGCCCTGCTCTTGGAAAGATTTGGCGATTATTTTGCGTCAAAGAGGCTTTCAATTAAGTCGTAACGGACGATCCTATGAATTTGGCGGGCCTGAAGCCCTATTATTTAAAAGTGCCGAGCTCGTTCCCAATGAATTGGTGAAGCAATTTACTTTATTGTTGGAGTTTCCATTGGTACCTGAGGCCTCGCGCGCATTTGAAAGAATGTTAGCCGAAGGTGTCGCCATCGCTCAAACTGCGCATGGTCGTCTAGTTGACGATAGTGGTATGAATTTGAGTGAAGCAGCGGTAGCGAGTATTCGCCAGCATTTAGATGCTCTCTATATCAAGTTGGATCAGAGTGGCATCCCTGCTGGCTCATCCACTGCTATTAGGTTATTTAGTTAA
- the smc gene encoding chromosome segregation protein SMC, with protein sequence MHLKSIKLSGFKSFVDPTHFEMPGQLIGVVGPNGCGKSNIIDAVRWVLGESRASELRGESMQDVIFNGSGLRKPAGRASVELIFDNSDGRAQGQWGAFTELSVKRVLTRDGNSSYYINNQVVRRKDIQDIFLGTGMGPRGYAIIGQGTINRILESKPEELRVFLEEAAGVSKYKERRKETASRLEDTKENLTRVEDILRELDQQLTRLEKQATVAERHAQLSGEMKSQQQLLWFVRQTEAGKEQERHANAIRDTQVSLEEQTAKLRHAETQLEVMRTEQYALQDKVSQAQGDLYQTNSDIAQVESQIRYVQEGRQRLAQQIQDLQSQLQRWTVQETDAAQAQRTAEHELAATSEKEQALVADLNGLQTQLPGREASYQSAVQALNVARDSLAIIEQRLASLGERTKALLAKQAELQNRTSRLNAELDGMRKPDPEALQMALDRQVMAQRKVEESKQRALETQQRVPAADEARNAAQQQIQTANQDLAQTEAKLTALTALQASVQAQGKIGPWLESKGLKESKRLWQELKVESGWETALESVLRERLAAVTAKSVQETLALANDAPPSRLAILLTEEIAPATSPVPADFIALVSRVQSAGAPRLSTVLQEWLDKIYIADSLEDALRRREKLPAGGALVTQQGHLVSRVGVQLYAADSEQAGMLARAQEMEGLEKQLRAQKLIQSELQGEMDQCIANYQAAHQAAEQARLNAEHAVNEAHGFEVERMQLTQAEEQYSQRAAQIQNDLGELAKQLEQLTAEQNQATQELQTSESAKQDLQHKLSEANQQLELASQQRDQLREALRAAEMSAQEAAFATRSLQQRIADLQRDQSTARTQIMEIQDKNALAEDELKGLSDEAAQEQLQGLLLTRSEREALLAAARTEQDALLHTLREADEERLQIERTLQPMRDKVVDLQLREQAARLNFEQFATLLSDAEADLIALETSFSPDLKVGALQTEVNRLNTEIQSLGPVNMAALDELASSRERKSFLDAQSADLNEAMQTLTDAIAKIDAETRDLLQGTFDEVNKHFGRLFPELFGGGHAELVMTGEEILDAGVQVMAQPPGKKNSTIYLLSGGEKALTAIALVFSLFLLNPAPFCLLDEVDAPLDDANTLRYAEMVARMADKTQFVFISHNKITMEIAHQLIGVTMQEQGVSRIVAVDISSAVSMVEAA encoded by the coding sequence GTGCATCTGAAATCCATCAAACTTTCCGGCTTTAAGTCATTCGTAGATCCAACCCATTTTGAAATGCCGGGACAGTTAATTGGGGTGGTTGGCCCAAATGGTTGCGGAAAGTCCAACATTATTGATGCGGTTCGTTGGGTTTTAGGTGAGTCTCGTGCGAGTGAGCTGCGTGGCGAATCGATGCAGGACGTTATTTTTAATGGCTCCGGTTTACGTAAGCCAGCTGGTCGTGCCAGTGTCGAACTAATTTTTGATAATTCAGATGGACGCGCACAAGGCCAGTGGGGCGCATTTACTGAGTTATCAGTCAAACGCGTGTTGACCCGCGATGGCAACTCGAGTTACTACATCAACAATCAAGTAGTGCGTCGTAAAGACATTCAAGATATTTTCTTAGGCACCGGCATGGGTCCAAGAGGGTACGCCATTATTGGTCAGGGTACGATCAACCGCATCCTAGAATCCAAGCCTGAAGAGTTGAGAGTCTTCTTGGAGGAGGCTGCAGGGGTTTCTAAATATAAAGAACGCCGCAAAGAAACTGCATCCCGACTGGAAGATACCAAAGAGAACCTTACCCGGGTTGAAGATATCCTGCGTGAACTCGATCAACAACTCACCCGCCTTGAGAAGCAGGCGACTGTAGCTGAACGCCATGCCCAGCTGTCTGGAGAAATGAAATCACAGCAGCAGTTGTTGTGGTTTGTGCGCCAAACTGAAGCTGGTAAAGAGCAGGAGCGTCATGCTAATGCGATTCGAGATACTCAAGTCAGCTTAGAAGAGCAGACAGCTAAGTTAAGGCATGCAGAGACCCAGCTAGAAGTGATGCGCACCGAGCAATACGCATTGCAAGATAAGGTTTCTCAAGCGCAGGGCGATCTTTACCAAACCAATTCAGATATCGCTCAAGTAGAGTCACAAATTCGATATGTGCAAGAAGGTCGTCAACGTCTTGCACAACAAATTCAGGATTTGCAGTCGCAACTTCAGCGTTGGACTGTGCAAGAGACGGATGCTGCACAAGCCCAACGTACCGCTGAACATGAACTCGCTGCGACTTCAGAAAAAGAACAGGCTTTGGTAGCCGATTTGAATGGCTTGCAAACCCAGTTACCTGGGCGCGAAGCGTCATATCAATCAGCGGTTCAAGCGCTGAATGTTGCCAGAGATAGTTTGGCAATAATTGAGCAGCGCTTAGCGAGTTTGGGTGAGCGCACGAAGGCATTGCTAGCAAAACAAGCAGAATTACAGAATCGTACAAGTCGACTAAATGCCGAGTTAGATGGGATGCGCAAGCCTGACCCTGAGGCCTTGCAGATGGCTTTGGATCGTCAAGTGATGGCTCAGCGTAAGGTGGAAGAGTCTAAGCAACGCGCCCTTGAAACTCAACAGCGTGTACCTGCCGCCGATGAAGCGCGTAACGCTGCGCAACAACAAATTCAGACAGCTAATCAAGACCTCGCTCAGACTGAAGCTAAGCTGACTGCGTTGACAGCTTTACAAGCCAGCGTGCAGGCGCAGGGGAAGATTGGACCTTGGTTGGAAAGTAAGGGTCTTAAAGAAAGTAAACGCCTCTGGCAGGAGCTGAAGGTCGAGTCTGGATGGGAAACTGCCTTAGAGTCCGTATTGCGCGAACGTCTTGCAGCAGTGACTGCGAAGAGTGTGCAAGAGACGCTGGCATTAGCAAATGATGCGCCACCAAGTCGCCTCGCAATCTTATTAACTGAAGAGATTGCACCCGCCACCTCTCCAGTTCCGGCTGATTTCATTGCCTTGGTTTCTCGGGTGCAAAGCGCAGGGGCACCTCGTTTATCTACTGTTTTACAAGAATGGCTTGATAAGATTTATATCGCCGATAGTCTTGAAGATGCATTGCGTCGCCGTGAAAAACTCCCAGCGGGTGGGGCATTGGTAACGCAACAAGGCCACCTAGTCAGCCGCGTTGGCGTTCAGTTATACGCAGCAGATTCTGAGCAGGCCGGAATGTTGGCTCGCGCTCAAGAGATGGAAGGTCTTGAGAAACAACTACGTGCTCAAAAATTGATCCAGAGCGAACTCCAGGGTGAGATGGATCAGTGCATTGCAAATTATCAAGCAGCACATCAGGCGGCTGAACAAGCCCGCCTCAATGCTGAGCATGCAGTCAATGAGGCTCATGGCTTTGAAGTGGAGAGGATGCAACTGACTCAAGCTGAAGAGCAATACAGTCAAAGAGCTGCACAGATTCAGAATGATTTAGGCGAGTTGGCCAAGCAGCTTGAGCAGCTCACGGCCGAGCAAAACCAGGCAACTCAAGAGTTGCAGACTTCGGAGAGCGCCAAGCAAGACCTTCAACATAAGCTATCTGAAGCGAATCAACAACTAGAGCTTGCCAGTCAGCAGCGCGATCAACTTCGTGAAGCCTTGCGTGCTGCTGAGATGTCAGCCCAAGAGGCCGCTTTTGCAACACGCTCTCTTCAGCAGCGGATTGCAGACTTACAGCGCGATCAAAGTACTGCGCGTACCCAGATCATGGAGATTCAAGATAAGAATGCTTTAGCAGAGGATGAGCTCAAGGGCTTAAGTGACGAAGCTGCCCAGGAGCAATTACAAGGTCTATTGCTGACACGCAGCGAAAGAGAAGCTTTGTTGGCTGCTGCAAGAACGGAGCAGGATGCTTTGTTGCATACGCTGCGCGAAGCAGATGAGGAGCGTCTCCAGATTGAGCGCACCCTACAGCCAATGCGCGATAAGGTGGTGGATCTGCAGTTACGAGAGCAAGCAGCTCGTTTGAACTTCGAGCAGTTTGCCACCTTATTATCAGACGCTGAAGCGGACTTAATTGCGCTCGAAACCAGTTTTAGTCCAGACCTCAAGGTTGGAGCCCTGCAAACCGAAGTGAATCGCTTAAATACCGAGATTCAGTCGCTGGGCCCAGTCAATATGGCAGCCTTAGATGAGTTAGCAAGCTCTCGCGAGCGTAAATCATTCTTAGATGCGCAGTCAGCAGACTTGAATGAAGCAATGCAAACCTTGACTGATGCGATTGCCAAGATTGATGCTGAAACACGTGATTTATTGCAAGGTACCTTTGATGAGGTGAATAAGCATTTTGGCAGATTGTTCCCAGAGCTATTTGGTGGTGGTCACGCCGAGTTAGTCATGACTGGCGAAGAAATCTTAGATGCTGGCGTTCAGGTTATGGCTCAGCCACCCGGTAAGAAGAACAGCACGATCTATTTATTATCTGGTGGAGAAAAAGCCCTTACTGCAATTGCCTTGGTTTTCTCTCTCTTCTTGCTCAACCCAGCCCCATTCTGTTTACTCGATGAGGTTGACGCGCCATTGGATGATGCGAATACCTTGCGCTATGCTGAAATGGTTGCCAGGATGGCAGATAAGACGCAGTTTGTCTTTATTTCACATAACAAGATCACCATGGAAATTGCCCATCAACTGATTGGTGTCACGATGCAAGAGCAGGGTGTATCCCGCATTGTTGCGGTCGATATCTCTTCTGCGGTGTCGATGGTAGAGGCGGCCTAA
- the rpsB gene encoding 30S ribosomal protein S2 codes for MSVTMRQMLEAGCHFGHQTRFWSPKMAPYIFGHRNKIHIINLEKTLPMFQDALKFVKQVSANRGTILFVGTKRQSREIIAEEATRAGMPYIDSRWLGGTLTNFKTVKGSLKRLKDMEVAKEAGDWEKLSKKEALTNDRDLDKLQKALGGIKDLNGVPDAIFVVDVGYHKIAITEANKLGIPVIAVVDTNHSPEGIDYIIPGNDDSSKAVTLYARGVADAILEGRANAVQEILIAAKEGEEEFVEEGKAD; via the coding sequence ATGTCAGTGACTATGCGTCAAATGCTGGAAGCCGGTTGCCATTTTGGTCACCAAACCCGTTTCTGGTCCCCAAAGATGGCCCCTTATATTTTCGGCCATCGCAACAAGATCCACATTATCAACTTGGAAAAAACTTTGCCAATGTTTCAGGACGCCCTGAAATTTGTCAAACAAGTTTCCGCTAATCGTGGCACCATTTTATTTGTTGGCACCAAGCGTCAGTCTCGCGAAATCATTGCTGAAGAAGCAACTCGTGCAGGCATGCCCTACATCGATAGCCGTTGGTTGGGTGGCACACTCACCAATTTCAAAACCGTTAAAGGTTCCCTCAAGCGCTTAAAAGATATGGAAGTTGCTAAAGAGGCAGGTGATTGGGAAAAGCTGTCTAAGAAAGAAGCTTTGACGAATGATCGTGATCTCGATAAGTTGCAAAAAGCTTTGGGTGGTATTAAAGATTTGAATGGCGTACCCGATGCGATTTTTGTAGTTGACGTCGGTTATCACAAGATTGCGATTACTGAAGCGAACAAGCTTGGTATTCCTGTTATTGCAGTTGTGGATACCAATCACTCTCCAGAAGGAATTGATTACATCATTCCTGGCAATGATGACTCCAGCAAAGCGGTCACCTTGTATGCACGTGGCGTTGCTGATGCCATCCTCGAAGGTAGAGCAAATGCAGTTCAAGAAATTTTGATCGCTGCTAAAGAGGGTGAAGAAGAGTTTGTTGAAGAAGGGAAGGCAGACTAA
- the ligA gene encoding NAD-dependent DNA ligase LigA has translation MNLADRYAFLQKELARLEHAYYVLDAPLLPDIEYDRLYRELLEIEAAHPEWITPESLSQRVGGTALKEFDSVEHVVPMLSLNNAFEDAELIAFDRRCREGLNVKQVSYAGELKFDGLAISLRYENGSLVRAATRGDGASGEDVTANIKTVRAIPLRLLGKNIPAVLEVRGEVFMYLDDFQKMNQQAAAQGEKEFANPRNAAAGSLRQLDSKITAKRPLSFFAYGLGALEPQGWLPATHEELLNRYADLGLPVCSERKVLKSVEEMLGFYHAIEAKRDTLPYDIDGIVYKVNAFAEQNTLGFVSRAPRFALAHKFPAQEALTTVLGIDVQVGRTGAITPVARLAPVVVGGVTVTNATLHNEDEVRRKDVRIGDTVTVRRAGDVIPEVVSVIQERRPEDATQFVMPTRCPICDSHIERLENEAVARCSGGLFCGAQRKQALIHFAHRRALDIEGLGEKIVDQLVDQNLVRTPADLYRLGLAALANLERMGDKSADNLIQAIDQSKNTTLARFIFALGIRHVGETTAKDLANHYQSMHALMDARLEDLLTVKDVGPVVADSIVSFMQETHNREVIEQLLASGMQLSLEKKVISAAVAGKTFVLTGTFPSLSRDQAKDLLEKAGAKVAGSVSKKTDYVVAGTDAGSKLTKAEELGITVIDEQAMLALLGSN, from the coding sequence ATGAATCTTGCGGATCGTTACGCCTTTTTACAAAAAGAGCTTGCGCGACTCGAGCATGCCTACTATGTCCTTGATGCTCCGCTATTGCCGGATATTGAATACGATCGACTGTATCGAGAGCTGCTGGAGATAGAGGCTGCACACCCCGAATGGATCACTCCAGAATCTCTGTCCCAGCGGGTTGGCGGTACTGCACTTAAAGAGTTTGATTCGGTAGAGCATGTTGTCCCAATGCTTTCTCTTAATAATGCCTTTGAGGATGCCGAATTAATTGCGTTTGATCGCCGCTGTAGGGAGGGCTTAAACGTCAAACAGGTCAGCTATGCTGGCGAGTTGAAGTTTGATGGTCTGGCGATCTCTCTGCGTTATGAAAATGGCTCCTTAGTCCGAGCAGCAACTCGAGGCGATGGTGCAAGCGGAGAAGATGTTACTGCGAATATCAAAACCGTTCGCGCCATTCCTCTGCGGCTACTGGGTAAAAATATTCCAGCTGTTTTGGAGGTCCGTGGCGAAGTTTTCATGTATCTGGATGATTTCCAAAAAATGAATCAACAAGCGGCTGCTCAGGGCGAAAAAGAGTTTGCTAATCCGCGTAATGCTGCTGCCGGTAGCTTAAGGCAGCTTGATTCGAAGATTACCGCTAAGCGCCCATTGTCTTTCTTCGCTTATGGCCTAGGCGCCTTAGAGCCCCAAGGATGGCTTCCCGCAACTCATGAAGAGTTGCTCAATCGCTATGCAGATTTAGGCTTGCCGGTTTGCTCAGAACGAAAAGTATTGAAATCAGTAGAAGAGATGCTGGGTTTCTATCATGCGATAGAAGCCAAACGCGATACCTTGCCATACGATATTGATGGCATCGTTTACAAGGTAAATGCTTTTGCAGAACAAAATACCTTGGGCTTTGTTTCAAGAGCCCCCCGTTTTGCTTTGGCTCATAAATTTCCTGCTCAAGAGGCTCTGACTACCGTCTTGGGTATTGACGTTCAGGTGGGTCGAACTGGTGCCATTACACCCGTTGCTCGATTGGCCCCGGTAGTGGTGGGCGGTGTCACAGTCACCAATGCAACCTTGCATAATGAGGATGAAGTTAGGCGCAAGGACGTGCGTATCGGCGATACCGTCACCGTGCGACGGGCTGGTGATGTGATCCCAGAGGTGGTCTCAGTCATTCAGGAGCGCCGCCCTGAGGACGCCACTCAGTTCGTAATGCCTACCCGTTGCCCAATCTGTGATTCCCATATTGAGCGTTTAGAAAATGAAGCAGTGGCACGTTGTAGCGGGGGTTTATTTTGTGGAGCGCAGCGTAAGCAGGCTCTCATCCATTTTGCCCATAGAAGGGCGCTCGATATTGAAGGTCTCGGTGAGAAGATTGTTGATCAATTAGTGGATCAAAATCTTGTTAGAACTCCAGCAGATCTTTACAGGTTGGGACTCGCTGCTCTTGCTAATCTGGAGCGCATGGGCGATAAGTCAGCGGATAACCTCATTCAAGCTATTGATCAATCTAAAAACACTACCTTAGCCAGATTTATCTTTGCTTTGGGCATTCGCCATGTAGGTGAGACGACTGCAAAAGACCTTGCTAATCATTACCAGTCGATGCACGCTCTGATGGATGCTAGGTTAGAAGATCTGCTGACGGTGAAGGATGTTGGGCCTGTAGTCGCAGATTCGATTGTGAGCTTTATGCAAGAGACCCACAACCGCGAAGTGATTGAACAGCTATTGGCTTCGGGCATGCAATTATCCTTGGAAAAGAAGGTCATCAGCGCTGCGGTAGCCGGTAAAACTTTTGTGCTCACAGGAACTTTCCCTAGCCTGAGTCGCGATCAAGCTAAAGACCTTTTGGAGAAGGCGGGTGCCAAGGTGGCAGGCTCAGTTTCTAAGAAGACGGATTATGTTGTTGCCGGTACAGATGCTGGCAGCAAGCTGACTAAAGCAGAAGAGTTGGGCATTACAGTGATTGACGAGCAGGCCATGCTCGCATTACTGGGTTCAAACTAG
- a CDS encoding [protein-PII] uridylyltransferase yields MNAPAALVSNAASFRSARDHAFDQFKSDQQIHKLTKQLCKLSNQLLIQLWKESNLEKEAALVAVGGFGRGALFPYSDIDILILLPGNQDPMPETLSRKVEKFVASCWDTGLEIGSSVRTVSECVSEAEQDITVRTSLLEARFIDGQKGLFKEFTIAFEKALDPKTFFQAKLAEQIQRHHKYQDTPYSLEPNCKESPGGLRDLQVISWVSKAAQLGKTFKDLNSQGLITKRELTELNRNQKFLETLRANLHLLAGRRQDVLAFDLQNPLAAAMGLHEASARLGSEAIMRQYYWAAKAVTQLNDILLQNIEALLFPQESKTTHAIIGEENQHFIERQGLLDIVDPLLYEKHPEQILRTFLVFAQTPSVKGLSATIFRALYNARQLMDQKWRNDPLNRQIFIEIVKQAEGVSRAFQLMNRTSVLGRYLPAFRRIVGQMQHDLFHVYTVDQHILMVLRNVRRFMVVEHAHEFPFCSSLIAHFDKPWLLVIAALFHDIAKGRGGDHSQLGKADMRKFAKEHGLDKTDTELLVWLVAEHLNMSQVAQKKDITDPEVVNAFAKHVGDERHLTALYLLTVADVRGTSPKVWNAWKGKLLEDLYRATLRVLGGSKSDASSELAQHQEESRAKLRLYGLEDASYAHFWKQLDVPFFLRQDAADIAWLTRLLFTKVDSPDPIVRARLSPIGDGLQVAVYTKDQEDLFARICAYFERHGFSIWDARIHTTRNGYALDTFQISGSNLVSEGGSYRDLIQLVEYELTEALQSEAPLPDPSMGRLSRQSRSFPIQPRVRVMPDERGQYFALSLSASDRTGLLYAISRVLAKHQVSLHTARINTLGERVEDVLLLDAVNLSKNPKLQIQLETELLEVLGT; encoded by the coding sequence ATGAACGCACCTGCCGCCCTGGTTTCCAATGCAGCCAGCTTTCGTAGCGCACGAGATCATGCTTTCGATCAATTTAAAAGTGATCAGCAGATTCATAAGCTGACTAAGCAGCTTTGTAAATTGAGTAACCAACTGCTCATTCAGTTATGGAAAGAGAGCAATCTGGAGAAAGAGGCTGCGCTCGTGGCGGTTGGCGGATTTGGTAGAGGCGCACTTTTTCCTTACTCAGATATTGATATCTTAATTTTGCTACCCGGCAATCAGGATCCGATGCCGGAGACCCTCTCCAGAAAAGTAGAAAAGTTTGTTGCCTCTTGTTGGGATACTGGTCTAGAGATTGGCTCTTCAGTGAGAACTGTGAGTGAGTGTGTCAGCGAAGCTGAGCAAGACATTACGGTGCGCACCTCCCTATTAGAAGCACGCTTCATAGATGGACAAAAAGGACTCTTTAAAGAATTTACGATTGCTTTTGAGAAAGCTTTGGATCCTAAAACATTTTTCCAAGCCAAGCTTGCAGAACAAATCCAACGCCACCATAAATATCAAGATACCCCCTATTCCCTTGAGCCTAACTGCAAAGAGAGTCCCGGTGGTTTGAGAGACTTACAGGTCATCTCTTGGGTCAGTAAGGCGGCTCAACTTGGAAAGACCTTCAAGGATCTCAATTCCCAAGGACTCATCACCAAGCGGGAATTGACTGAACTGAATCGGAACCAAAAGTTTCTAGAAACCTTACGCGCTAATTTGCATTTGCTTGCTGGTCGTAGGCAAGATGTTTTGGCTTTTGATCTTCAGAATCCCTTAGCAGCTGCAATGGGACTCCATGAAGCATCCGCCCGCTTAGGAAGCGAAGCAATCATGCGCCAATATTATTGGGCAGCTAAAGCGGTCACGCAGCTGAACGATATCTTGCTGCAAAATATTGAGGCCTTACTGTTTCCACAAGAATCCAAGACTACCCACGCCATTATTGGCGAAGAGAATCAGCACTTTATTGAGCGTCAAGGCCTTTTAGATATTGTCGACCCGCTCCTGTATGAAAAGCATCCTGAACAGATTTTGCGCACCTTTTTGGTTTTTGCGCAGACTCCCAGCGTCAAGGGTTTATCTGCCACGATCTTCAGAGCGCTCTATAACGCCCGCCAATTAATGGATCAGAAGTGGCGTAACGACCCCCTCAATCGACAGATCTTTATTGAGATTGTGAAGCAAGCAGAGGGTGTCAGCCGCGCTTTTCAGCTAATGAATCGAACAAGTGTGCTGGGTCGCTACCTACCAGCATTTCGCAGAATCGTTGGCCAAATGCAGCATGACCTCTTTCATGTGTATACCGTTGATCAGCATATCTTGATGGTCTTACGTAATGTGCGCCGTTTTATGGTAGTGGAACATGCCCACGAATTTCCTTTCTGCAGCAGCCTGATTGCCCATTTTGATAAGCCTTGGTTACTTGTCATAGCGGCCCTTTTCCATGACATTGCTAAAGGTCGCGGTGGTGATCACTCTCAACTTGGCAAAGCAGATATGCGCAAATTTGCCAAAGAGCATGGTCTCGATAAGACCGATACAGAGTTGCTTGTATGGTTGGTTGCTGAGCATCTCAATATGAGTCAAGTCGCGCAAAAGAAAGACATTACCGATCCAGAAGTCGTCAATGCTTTCGCCAAGCATGTCGGCGATGAACGTCATTTAACTGCGCTATATTTGTTGACAGTTGCTGATGTTCGTGGCACCAGCCCAAAAGTATGGAATGCCTGGAAAGGTAAATTGCTAGAGGATCTTTACCGCGCCACCCTGCGAGTGCTCGGTGGCTCGAAGTCAGACGCATCATCGGAGTTGGCCCAACATCAAGAAGAGTCTCGCGCCAAGCTCCGTTTATACGGTCTGGAAGATGCCTCTTATGCTCATTTCTGGAAACAACTTGATGTCCCCTTCTTCCTTAGGCAAGATGCTGCAGATATTGCTTGGCTAACACGCCTACTGTTTACTAAGGTAGATAGTCCCGACCCCATTGTGCGAGCCAGACTCTCTCCCATCGGTGATGGCTTGCAAGTTGCGGTCTATACCAAAGATCAGGAAGACTTATTTGCACGTATCTGCGCTTACTTTGAGCGACACGGATTCTCGATTTGGGATGCCCGCATTCATACCACTCGCAATGGATACGCATTGGATACTTTCCAAATCTCGGGAAGTAATTTAGTTTCCGAAGGCGGCAGCTATCGGGATCTCATCCAGCTGGTTGAATACGAACTTACGGAGGCACTTCAGAGTGAAGCTCCATTGCCAGACCCCAGTATGGGTCGCCTATCTAGACAGTCTCGTAGCTTCCCGATTCAACCTCGGGTGCGGGTAATGCCAGATGAGCGTGGCCAATACTTTGCCCTCTCGCTCTCAGCCAGCGATCGGACAGGCCTGCTCTATGCCATCTCACGAGTGCTTGCTAAACACCAGGTTTCTCTTCATACCGCCCGAATTAATACCTTAGGCGAAAGAGTAGAAGACGTTTTACTGCTTGATGCCGTGAACTTGAGTAAGAATCCGAAATTACAAATCCAATTAGAAACTGAATTATTAGAGGTGCTGGGTACCTAG
- the map gene encoding type I methionyl aminopeptidase, which translates to MNSVFTAEKDIQGMREAGRLASEVLDHVAPHVKAGVSTAELDRICHTYMRDVQKTIPAPLNYQPPGYPPFPASICTSVNDVICHGIPGEKILKTGDVVNLDITVITPDGYYGDTSRMFMVGEVSVMAKRLTQITFECMWLGIAQVKPGASLGDIGHVIQTHAENAGYSVVREYCGHGIGKVFHQDPQILHYGRPGTGEKLEQGMTFTIEPMINAGRREIRTMPDQWTVKTKDRSLSAQWEHTLLVTATGVEVLTWSSGSNPPPDCVKGLVFRPETASA; encoded by the coding sequence ATGAATAGCGTATTTACAGCAGAAAAAGATATCCAAGGCATGCGGGAAGCAGGCCGTTTAGCGAGTGAAGTCTTAGACCACGTCGCCCCTCACGTCAAGGCAGGGGTCAGCACTGCTGAACTTGATCGGATTTGCCATACCTATATGCGGGATGTACAAAAGACGATTCCCGCTCCGCTCAATTACCAGCCTCCTGGCTACCCGCCTTTTCCGGCATCCATCTGTACTTCAGTCAATGATGTGATTTGTCATGGCATTCCAGGGGAGAAGATCCTTAAAACTGGCGACGTTGTCAATTTAGATATCACTGTGATTACCCCCGATGGTTACTACGGCGATACCAGCCGCATGTTTATGGTGGGCGAAGTGTCTGTTATGGCAAAACGCTTGACCCAAATTACCTTTGAATGCATGTGGCTTGGTATTGCGCAAGTAAAACCTGGCGCATCGCTTGGGGACATTGGCCACGTAATTCAAACGCATGCTGAAAATGCGGGCTACTCTGTTGTTAGGGAATATTGTGGCCACGGCATTGGCAAAGTGTTTCATCAGGACCCACAAATCTTGCATTACGGTCGCCCAGGAACTGGGGAGAAATTAGAACAAGGTATGACCTTCACTATTGAGCCGATGATCAACGCGGGCCGTCGTGAAATCCGGACCATGCCTGATCAGTGGACAGTGAAAACAAAAGACCGTAGTTTGTCTGCACAGTGGGAGCACACACTCTTAGTGACCGCAACTGGTGTTGAGGTCCTCACTTGGTCTTCTGGAAGCAACCCTCCCCCCGATTGCGTCAAAGGTCTCGTGTTTAGGCCTGAAACCGCTAGCGCATAG